In Rutidosis leptorrhynchoides isolate AG116_Rl617_1_P2 chromosome 2, CSIRO_AGI_Rlap_v1, whole genome shotgun sequence, one genomic interval encodes:
- the LOC139889453 gene encoding uncharacterized protein: MVLCREYDNPDLFITFTSNPRWPEIETMLCYIDGQRSADRPDIVARLFKQKLDAMMTDIMKNHIFGPCHAGIYIIEFQKRGLPHVHMLIWLIAAHKCRTPADIDNIISAEIPSQINDPEGFKAVTEYMLHGPCGGANMDAPCIIEKQCSKHFPKPYNVETTIDVEGYANYRRRNNGWCNRSRAIKYLFKYLNKGPDRATIVIQENLLHSSDSRSENIIDVDEITNYLDCRYLSPCEAVWRLFSYDIHYSKPSVIKLSFHLPNQQSITLRDSQQLPALLKSESVRETMFTQWFELNKHDELARTLTYAKIPKHYVWNKDAKTWTPRKLRTSIGRIVYSNPSSGERYYLCMLLNIVKGPRSFDEIYTVDGILHPTFKDACFTYGLVNDDKEWTQAITEATLWALSDDILHKRRKIFNFPDLLLTDEQLKNYCLVEIQALLNKNGKSLSDYPDLPQPDPSLLTQLDNRLIHEELNYNIKEMHTLHESLFNSLNPEQLAIYHQVLAAVTHNNGRLFFIWSWRHWKNVPIHYCPCKITVREEDCPRGSVICSHDARKHAFNKWVLDVGVGKVPARCKDGEDEPTGIKIPDEFIVKTDKPPIEAIVDTIFQDFTVKQEDEEYLRERAILTPRNEDAAQINKHMFKILEGASMNFKSSDEICKGLCAQQLKAAALKHAIPGSRDTDTIPFTFIDNKA; encoded by the exons ATGGTGTTATGTCGGGAATATGACAATCCAGATTTATTCATCACCTTCACCTCTAACCCTAGGTGGCCTGAAATTGAGACTATGCTCTGCTATATTGATGGTCAGAGATCAGCCGACCGGCCGGATATTGTCGCTCGATTATTTAAACAGAAGCTAGACGCAATGATGACTGATATAATGAAAAACCATATATTTGGACCATGCCACGCAG GTATCTATATCATCGAATTTCAGAAGCGCGGGTTACCTCACGTACATATGTTAATATGGTTAATAGCTGCTCACAAATGTAGGACACCAGCTGATATTGACAACATTATTTCAGCGGAGATCCCATCCCAAATAAACGATCCAGAGGGGTTCAAGGCCGTAACCGAGTACATGTTACATGGTCCTTGCGGTGGAGCCAACATGGATGCTCCATGCATTATTGAGAAACAGTGTTCTAAACATTTCCCCAAACCATATAATGTGGAAACAACAATTGACGTAGAAGGATACGCTAACTACAGGCGTCGAAACAACGGG TGGTGTAATAGATCTCGCGCAATCAAATACTTATTCAAATACTTGAACAAAGGGCCGGACCGCGCGACAATAGTGATACAAGAAAATTTGCTTCACAGCAGCGATTCCCGTTCAGAAAACATAATTGATGTTGACGAGATAACAAATTATTTGGATTGCCGTTATTTATCGCCATGCGAAGCTGTCTGGAGACTGTTTTCGTATGACATCCATtattcaaaaccatcagtcataaAATTGTCATTTCACCTGCCAAATCAACAATCGATAACACTTCGTGATTCACAACAACTACCTGCGTTATTAAAAAGTGAGAGTGTTAGAGAAACAATGTTCACCCAATGGTTTGAACTTAACAAACATGATGAACTTGCACGGACGCTTACATACGCAAAGATCCCTAAACATTATGTTTGGAATAAGGATGCAAAAACGTGGACACCGAGAAAACTCCGGACCAGTATTGGCCGTATAGTATACTCAAATCCTTCCTCAGGCGAACGTTATTATCTATGTATGTTGCTTAATATAGTAAAGGGGCCACGTTCTTTTGATGAAATTTATACAGTAGATGGTATATTACATCCAACATTTAAGGACGCTTGCTTTACGTATGGTTTGGTCAATGACGACAAAGAATGGACGCAGGCTATCACAGAGGCGACATTATGG GCTTTGTCGGACGACATCCTGCATAAAAGAAGAAAAATATTCAACTTCCCTGATTTGCTCCTGACCGATGAGCAGCTTAAGAATTATTGCTTGGTCGAAATTCAGGCCCTATTGAATAAAAATGGGAAGTCATTAAGTGATTACCCCGACCTCCCACAACCCGACCCATCTTTGCTAACCCAACTGGACAATCGGCTCATTCATGAAGAGttaaattataatataaaagaGATGCACACTCTACATGAAAGCCTTTTTAACTCCCTAAACCCTGAACAATTGGCTATTTATCACcag GTGTTAGCAGCTGTTACCCACAATAATGGAAGACTTTTTTTTATATGGTCCTGGAGGCACTGGAAAAACGTTCCTATACACTACTGTCCTTGCAAAATTACGGTCAGAGAAGAAGATTGTCCTCGCGGTAGCGTCATCTG TTCACACGATGCCCGAAAACACGCATTCAATAAATGGGTCCTTGATGTTGGTGTAGGTAAAGTACCAGCACGATGTAAAGATGGAGAAGACGAGCCAACGGGGATAAAGATTCCTGATGAATTCATTGTAAAAACTGACAAACCTCCCATTGAAGCAATCGTTGACACCATATTTCAAGACTTCACAGTAAAACAAGAAGATGAGGAGTACTTGCGTGAACGGGCGATCCTAACACCACGGAATGAAGACGCAGCCcagattaacaaacatatgttcaagaTACTCGAGGGTGCATCAATGAATTTCAAAAGCTCAGACGAGATTTGCAAGG